From Pelmatolapia mariae isolate MD_Pm_ZW linkage group LG22, Pm_UMD_F_2, whole genome shotgun sequence, a single genomic window includes:
- the LOC135933162 gene encoding CMP-N-acetylneuraminate-beta-galactosamide-alpha-2,3-sialyltransferase 1-like yields MYFKWGRSRVRIFPLLSITAIVLVSNLLWSFSGYTFCHREPSLCGCKKCLRDSDPWFNDIISEAPEPFLSQKHIPSEEDFLWWKNLQGARLQNLTLYNKTLERLFQTITPIADIGEPRPDHCRSCAVVGNSGNLRGSHYGPLIDFHDIVIRINRGRTKGYETDVGTKTTHHVMYPESSTRLDNTTHLLFFPFKTHDFLWLMKDLNRGENGAPNLKKITNKDLILILHPAFMKYVHQVWLGKKGAYPSTGFLAVILSLVMCDEVTIFGFGADSEGNWSHYFEILRNKKLKTGAHPGEEEYKMIEKLHKKKTIVFFKGW; encoded by the exons ATGTATTTCAAATGGGGAAGATCCAGAGTTCGCATTTTCCCACTACTGAGTATCACAGCAattgttttggtctccaatcttTTATGGAGTTTTTCTGGATATACCTTCTGTCATCGCGAGCCGAGTCTTTGTGGCTGTAAGAAATGTCTAAGAGACAGTGATCCTTGGtttaatgacatcatcagtGAAGCTCCTGAACCCTTTCTGTCACAGAAACATATACCTTCAGAGGAAGATTTCCTCTGGTGGaag AACTTACAGGGGGCAAGACTTCAAAACTTGACTTTGTACAATAAAACTCTAGAGAGGCTATTTCAGACAATAACACCAATTGCAGATATTGGAGAACCTCGCCCTGATCACTGCAGGAGTTGCGCCGTGGTGGGGAATTCTGGAAATTTGAGAGGATCGCATTATGGACCTCTGATTGATTTCCATGATATCGTAATAAG AATCAATCGGGGGCGTACCAAAGGCTATGAAACAGATGTTGGAACCAAAACAACTCATCATGTCATGTATCCAGAGAGTTCTACTAGACTGGACAATACCACTCATCtcttgttttttcctttcaaaacACATGACTTTTTGTGGCTCATGAAGGACTTAAATCGAGG GGAAAATGGTGCTCCAAACTTAAAGAAGATAACTAACAAAGATTTG ATCTTGATCCTCCATCCGGCTTTCATGAAATATGTTCATCAAGTATGGCTGGGAAAGAAGGGTGCTTATCCATCCACTGGCTTTCTTGCTGTGATTCTCAGCCTAGTGATGTGTGATGAG gtcACTATCTTTGGGTTTGGAGCAGACAGCGAGGGAAACTGGAGCCATTACTTTGAAATcctcagaaacaaaaaattaaaaacaggagCCCATCCAGGAGAAGAAGAATATAAAATGATAGAGAAATTACACAAAAAGAAgacaattgttttttttaaaggatggtaa